A stretch of the Chelonoidis abingdonii isolate Lonesome George chromosome 11, CheloAbing_2.0, whole genome shotgun sequence genome encodes the following:
- the ACHE gene encoding acetylcholinesterase yields MAGVLPALLLCAALALSAQADELLASTRAGRVRGLRVPVLSGQVSAFLGIPYAEPPVGRLRFRRPEPKRAWSGLLDASAYRHACHQYVDTLYPGFPGTEMWNPNREMSEDCLYLNLWVPSPRPKNATVLVWIYGGGFYSGSASLDVYDGRYLAHAEQVVVVSMNYRVGAFGFLALSVGQEAPGNVGLLDQRLALQWVQSNIHFFGGNPKVVTIFGESAGAASVGMHLLSPGSRPLFRRAILQSGVPNAPWATVPPAEGRRRAVQLAKLVGCPPGNDSELVTCLRDKTPQELIDKEWQVLPHQSVFRFSFVPVADGDFSSEVPEATPGAGSFKETQALVGVVRDEGTYFLIYGAPGFSKDNESLISREDFLGGVRMGVPQANELAAEAVVLQYTDWLDQDNPVKNREAMDDIVGDHNVICPVTHFALRLAERGARVYSYFFDHRASNMLWPPWMGVPHGYEIEFVFGLPLDPGLNYTAEEAALSRRMMRYWANFARTGDPNEASEQGVRWPPYTPRQQQYVQLNPRPLAVGQGLRAQVCAFWNRFLPKLLNITDNIEEAERQWRLEFHRWSAYMGHWKSQFDHYSRQDRCSEL; encoded by the exons ATGGCCGGGGTCCTGCCCGCTCTCCTGCTCTGTGCCGCCCTGGCCCTCTCCGCCCAGGCTGACGAGTTGCTGGCCAGCACCCGGGCGGGGCGAGTGCGGGGCCTGCGGGTGCCCGTCCTCTCGGGCCAGGTCTCCGCCTTCCTGGGCATCCCATACGCCGAGCCGCCCGTGGGCCGGCTGCGCTTCCGCCGGCCGGAGCCCAAGCGGGCCTGGAGCGGGCTGCTGGACGCCAGCGCCTACCGCCATGCCTGCCACCAGTACGTGGACACCCTGTACCCCGGCTTCCCCGGCACGGAGATGTGGAACCCCAACCGGGAGATGAGCGAGGACTGCCTGTATCTCAACCTGTGGGTGCCCTCCCCGCGCCCCAAAAACGCCACCGTGCTGGTCTGGATCTACGGCGGCGGGTTCTACAGCGGCTCCGCCTCGCTGGACGTCTACGACGGGCGCTACCTGGCCCATGCcgagcaggtggtggtggtctccATGAACTATCGGGTGGGGGCCTTCGGCTTCCTGGCCCTCTCGGTCGGCCAGGAGGCGCCGGGCAATGTGGGGCTGCTGGACCAGCGCCTGGCCctgcagtgggtgcagagcaaCATCCACTTCTTCGGGGGGAACCCCAAGGTGGTGACCATCTTCGGGGAGAGCGCCGGGGCCGCCTCGGTGGGCATGCACCTGCTCTCGCCCGGCAGCCGCCCACTCTTCCGCCGCGCCATCCTGCAGAGCGGGGTGCCCAACGCCCCCTGGGCCACCGTGCCCCCGGCCGAGGGCCGGCGCCGGGCCGTCCAGCTGGCCAAGCTGGTGGGCTGCCCGCCGGGTAACGACTCAGAGCTGGTGACCTGTTTACGGGACAAGACCCCGCAGGAGCTGATCGACAAGGAGTGGCAGGTGCTGCCCCACCAGAGCGTCTTCCGCTTCTCCTTCGTGCCGGTGGCCGACGGGGACTTCTCCAGTGAGGTGCCCGAGGCCACGCCGGGTGCCGGCAGCTTCAAGGAGACCCAGGCGCTGGTGGGGGTGGTGCGGGACGAGGGCACCTACTTCCTGATCTACGGGGCGCCCGGCTTCAGCAAAGACAACGAGAGCCTGATCAGCCGGGAGGATTTCCTGGGCGGGGTGCGCATGGGGGTGCCCCAGGCCAACGAGCTGGCGGCCGAGGCCGTGGTGCTGCAATATACCGACTGGCTGGACCAGGACAACCCGGTGAAGAACCGGGAAGCCATGGATGACATCGTGGGGGACCACAACGTGATCTGCCCCGTCACCCACTTCGCCCTGCGGCTGGCCGAGCGGGGCGCCCGTGTCTATAGCTACTTCTTCGACCACCGCGCCTCCAACATGCTGTGGCCCCCCTGGATGGGGGTGCCCCACGGCTACGAGATTGAGTTCGTCTTCGGCCTGCCCCTCGACCCCGGCCTCAACTACACAGCCGAGGAGGCCGCGCTCAGCCGCCGGATGATGCGCTACTGGGCCAACTTCGCCCGCACTGG GGACCCCAATGAGGCGTCGGAGCAGGGGGTGCGCTGGCCCCCCTACACCCCGCGGCAGCAGCAGTACGTACAGCTGAACCCGCGCcccctggctgtggggcaggggctccgGGCCCAGGTCTGTGCCTTCTGGAACCGCTTCCTGCCCAAGCTGCTCAACATCACAG ATAACATCGAGGAGGCCGAGCGGCAGTGGCGGCTGGAGTTTCACCGCTGGAGCGCGTACATGGGCCACTGGAAAAGCCAATTTGACCACTACAGCCGACAGGACCGCTGCTCCGAGCTGTGA